In the Paralichthys olivaceus isolate ysfri-2021 chromosome 17, ASM2471397v2, whole genome shotgun sequence genome, one interval contains:
- the LOC109639634 gene encoding ATP-dependent zinc metalloprotease YME1L1 isoform X1, whose translation MFSLSTSFQPQQMIVPLSQLINALHSLKNSATASVQTLHKDFTPEHSSFLKEPTVSLRDLGLSDISVNQLDELVGRLLPPLGPEELPTVPSIWKTSHVSTDSFFHNKHGISHRSLGVFGSPIFHRQYHSPLKEACSQLQFLPVWVQSRGFKTFRTKSRRTESSYDGPVESETYTPAFMKGLLSREKGPEVQSLDQVVKEKNLPINQQEAFKTGFTDGFMRSQAYTQRTQDSLRRTRLILLVLLLVGIYGLSRTPFLSGKGSFSDAVRFRTTSGLDSAVDPIQMKNVTFEQVKGVEEAKNELQEVVEFLKHPQKFTALGGKLPKGILLIGPPGTGKTLLARAVAGEADVPFYYASGSEFDEMFVGVGAGRIRNLFKEAKANAPCVIFIDELDSVGGKRIESPMHPYSRQTINQLLAEMDGFKPNEGVIVIGATNFAEALDNALVRPGRFDLQVTVPRPDVKGRTEILNLYLSKIKVDSVMDAEVIARGTVGFTGAELENLVNQAALKAAVDGKEVVSMKELEFAKDKILMGPERRSIDIDKKNKTITAYHESGHAIVAYYTKDAMPINKATIMPRGPTLGHVSMLPENDRWSETRAQLLAQMDVSMGGRVAEELIFGDDYITTGASSDFDGATKIAKMMVTRFGMSDKLGVMTYGDITKQSPETQAAIEQEVRVLLKDSYERAKNILKTYNMEHKKLADALLTHETLDAKEIQLVLEGKSLDH comes from the exons atgttttcgcTGTCGACGTCGTTTCAGCCTCAGCAG ATGATAGTGCCCCTCAGCCAGCTCATCAATGCCCTCCACTCTCTGAAGAACTCAGCCACAGCTTCAGTCCAGACTCTGCACAAAGACTTCACTCCAGAGCACAGTTCTTTTCTCAAAGAG CCCACTGTGAGTCTGAGGGATCTTGGCCTCTCGGACATCAGTGTGAATCAGCTGGATGAGCTGGTCGGCAGGTTACTGCCTCCACTAGGACCAGAAGAACTCCCCACTGTTCCTTCAATATGGAAGACGAGTCATGTTTCTACAGACAGCTTCTTTCACAACAAGCATG GGATTTCGCACAGGAGCTTGGGGGTATTTGGCTCACCAATATTCCACAGACAATACCACAGTCCTCTAAAAGAAGCTTGCTCACAGCTACAATTCTTGCCTG TCTGGGTGCAGAGTCGAGGTTTCAAGACATTTAGAACAAAATCTCGACGAACGGAGTCCAGTTACGATGGTCCAGTGGAGTCTGAGACCTACACTCCAGCCTTCATGAAG GGTTTGCTCTCGAGGGAAAAGGGACCAGAGGTGCAATCGCTGGACCAAGTGGTAAAAGAAAAGAACCTTCCAATAAACCAGCAGGAGGCTTTCAAGACAGGTTTCACTGATGGGTTCATGAGGTCCCAGGCATatacacagagaacacaag ACTCGCTGAGGAGAACCAGGTTGATCCTGTTGGTCCTCCTACTTGTTGGTATTTATGGTCTATCCAGGACCCCGTTTCTCTCGGGTAAAGGCTCCTTTTCTGACGCTG TGAGGTTCCGCACCACATCTGGTCTGGACTCAGCCGTCGACCCCATCCAGATGAAGAATGTGACGTTTGAGCAAGTCAAAGGAGTCGAGGAGGCAAAGAACGAATTACAAGAAGTTGTGGAGTTTCTCAAGCACCCACAGAAGTTCACTGCTCTGGGTGGAAAACTGCCTAAAG GGATCCTCCTCATTGGTCCACCAGGTACTGGCAAGACTCTCTTAGCTCGAGCCGTAGCCGGAGAGGCTGATGTGCCTTTCTACTATGCCTCTGGATCAGAGTTTGATGAGATGTTCGTGGGTGTGGGTGCGGGCCGCATCAGGAACCTTTTCA AGGAGGCAAAAGCAAATGCTCCCTGTGTAatcttcattgatgagttgGACAGTGTTGGAGGGAAGAGGATCGAGTCTCCTATGCATCCTTACTCCAGACAAACAATCAACCAGCTGCTGGCTGAAATGGATGG GTTTAAACCCAATGAAGGAGTCATCGTTATTGGTGCTACAAACTTTGCTGAGGCTCTGGATaa TGCTCTGGTAAGGCCGGGGAGGTTCGACTTGCAGGTGACGGTCCCTCGTCCAGATGTGAAAGGACGCACTGAAATTCTCAACTTGTACCTGTCCAAGATTAAAGTGGACAGTG tCATGGATGCAGAAGTCATTGCCCGGGGCACAGTGGGATTCACTGGTGCGGAGCTTGAGAACCTTGTCAACCAGGCTGCCCTGAAGGCAGCAGTGGACGGGAAAGAGGTGGTCTCAATGAAGGAGCTGGAGTTTGCTAAGGACAAAATCCTCATGG GCCCTGAGAGGAGGAGCATTGATATCGACAAGAAGAATAAGACCATCACTGCATACCATGAGTCCGGCCATGCCATCGTGGCCTATTACACCAAAGATGCGATGCCCATCAATAAGGCCACGATCATGCCACGGGGACCAACTCTAGGCCAT GTCTCAATGCTGCCAGAGAACGACCGCTGGAGTGAAACCAGAGCGCAGCTGCTGGCTCAGATGGACGTCAGCATGGGTGGTCGAGTAGCAGAGGAGCTCATTTTTGGAGATGACTACATTACCACCG GAGCCTCCAGTGACTTTGATGGTGCAACCAAAATTGCAAAAATGATGGTGACCAGGTTCGGCATGAGTGACAAG CTCGGTGTCATGACATACGGAGACATAACCAAGCAGAGCCCTGAGACACAAGCTGCCATCGAACAGGAAGTCAGGGTTTTACTGAAG GACTCATATGAACGTGCTAAAAACATCCTGAAGACTTACAACATGGAGCACAAGAAGCTCGCTGATGCCCTGCTAACACACGAAACTCTGGATGCCAAAGAGATTCAGCTGGTGCTGGAGGGCAAATCACTGGACCACTAG
- the LOC109639634 gene encoding ATP-dependent zinc metalloprotease YME1L1 isoform X2 codes for MFSLSTSFQPQQMIVPLSQLINALHSLKNSATASVQTLHKDFTPEHSSFLKEPTVSLRDLGLSDISVNQLDELVGRLLPPLGPEELPTVPSIWKTSHVSTDSFFHNKHGISHRSLGVFGSPIFHRQYHSPLKEACSQLQFLPVWVQSRGFKTFRTKSRRTESSYDGPVESETYTPAFMKGLLSREKGPEVQSLDQVVKEKNLPINQQEAFKTGFTDGFMRSQAYTQRTQDSLRRTRLILLVLLLVGIYGLSRTPFLSVRFRTTSGLDSAVDPIQMKNVTFEQVKGVEEAKNELQEVVEFLKHPQKFTALGGKLPKGILLIGPPGTGKTLLARAVAGEADVPFYYASGSEFDEMFVGVGAGRIRNLFKEAKANAPCVIFIDELDSVGGKRIESPMHPYSRQTINQLLAEMDGFKPNEGVIVIGATNFAEALDNALVRPGRFDLQVTVPRPDVKGRTEILNLYLSKIKVDSVMDAEVIARGTVGFTGAELENLVNQAALKAAVDGKEVVSMKELEFAKDKILMGPERRSIDIDKKNKTITAYHESGHAIVAYYTKDAMPINKATIMPRGPTLGHVSMLPENDRWSETRAQLLAQMDVSMGGRVAEELIFGDDYITTGASSDFDGATKIAKMMVTRFGMSDKLGVMTYGDITKQSPETQAAIEQEVRVLLKDSYERAKNILKTYNMEHKKLADALLTHETLDAKEIQLVLEGKSLDH; via the exons atgttttcgcTGTCGACGTCGTTTCAGCCTCAGCAG ATGATAGTGCCCCTCAGCCAGCTCATCAATGCCCTCCACTCTCTGAAGAACTCAGCCACAGCTTCAGTCCAGACTCTGCACAAAGACTTCACTCCAGAGCACAGTTCTTTTCTCAAAGAG CCCACTGTGAGTCTGAGGGATCTTGGCCTCTCGGACATCAGTGTGAATCAGCTGGATGAGCTGGTCGGCAGGTTACTGCCTCCACTAGGACCAGAAGAACTCCCCACTGTTCCTTCAATATGGAAGACGAGTCATGTTTCTACAGACAGCTTCTTTCACAACAAGCATG GGATTTCGCACAGGAGCTTGGGGGTATTTGGCTCACCAATATTCCACAGACAATACCACAGTCCTCTAAAAGAAGCTTGCTCACAGCTACAATTCTTGCCTG TCTGGGTGCAGAGTCGAGGTTTCAAGACATTTAGAACAAAATCTCGACGAACGGAGTCCAGTTACGATGGTCCAGTGGAGTCTGAGACCTACACTCCAGCCTTCATGAAG GGTTTGCTCTCGAGGGAAAAGGGACCAGAGGTGCAATCGCTGGACCAAGTGGTAAAAGAAAAGAACCTTCCAATAAACCAGCAGGAGGCTTTCAAGACAGGTTTCACTGATGGGTTCATGAGGTCCCAGGCATatacacagagaacacaag ACTCGCTGAGGAGAACCAGGTTGATCCTGTTGGTCCTCCTACTTGTTGGTATTTATGGTCTATCCAGGACCCCGTTTCTCTCGG TGAGGTTCCGCACCACATCTGGTCTGGACTCAGCCGTCGACCCCATCCAGATGAAGAATGTGACGTTTGAGCAAGTCAAAGGAGTCGAGGAGGCAAAGAACGAATTACAAGAAGTTGTGGAGTTTCTCAAGCACCCACAGAAGTTCACTGCTCTGGGTGGAAAACTGCCTAAAG GGATCCTCCTCATTGGTCCACCAGGTACTGGCAAGACTCTCTTAGCTCGAGCCGTAGCCGGAGAGGCTGATGTGCCTTTCTACTATGCCTCTGGATCAGAGTTTGATGAGATGTTCGTGGGTGTGGGTGCGGGCCGCATCAGGAACCTTTTCA AGGAGGCAAAAGCAAATGCTCCCTGTGTAatcttcattgatgagttgGACAGTGTTGGAGGGAAGAGGATCGAGTCTCCTATGCATCCTTACTCCAGACAAACAATCAACCAGCTGCTGGCTGAAATGGATGG GTTTAAACCCAATGAAGGAGTCATCGTTATTGGTGCTACAAACTTTGCTGAGGCTCTGGATaa TGCTCTGGTAAGGCCGGGGAGGTTCGACTTGCAGGTGACGGTCCCTCGTCCAGATGTGAAAGGACGCACTGAAATTCTCAACTTGTACCTGTCCAAGATTAAAGTGGACAGTG tCATGGATGCAGAAGTCATTGCCCGGGGCACAGTGGGATTCACTGGTGCGGAGCTTGAGAACCTTGTCAACCAGGCTGCCCTGAAGGCAGCAGTGGACGGGAAAGAGGTGGTCTCAATGAAGGAGCTGGAGTTTGCTAAGGACAAAATCCTCATGG GCCCTGAGAGGAGGAGCATTGATATCGACAAGAAGAATAAGACCATCACTGCATACCATGAGTCCGGCCATGCCATCGTGGCCTATTACACCAAAGATGCGATGCCCATCAATAAGGCCACGATCATGCCACGGGGACCAACTCTAGGCCAT GTCTCAATGCTGCCAGAGAACGACCGCTGGAGTGAAACCAGAGCGCAGCTGCTGGCTCAGATGGACGTCAGCATGGGTGGTCGAGTAGCAGAGGAGCTCATTTTTGGAGATGACTACATTACCACCG GAGCCTCCAGTGACTTTGATGGTGCAACCAAAATTGCAAAAATGATGGTGACCAGGTTCGGCATGAGTGACAAG CTCGGTGTCATGACATACGGAGACATAACCAAGCAGAGCCCTGAGACACAAGCTGCCATCGAACAGGAAGTCAGGGTTTTACTGAAG GACTCATATGAACGTGCTAAAAACATCCTGAAGACTTACAACATGGAGCACAAGAAGCTCGCTGATGCCCTGCTAACACACGAAACTCTGGATGCCAAAGAGATTCAGCTGGTGCTGGAGGGCAAATCACTGGACCACTAG
- the pks1 gene encoding phthioceranic/hydroxyphthioceranic acid synthase: protein MDDPDEEIAVVGIGCNFPGGEGLDNFWRVLLEGKNCAADIPAERFDTTFWFDADDCKPGKTQTTRAALIEGFNKFDHKFFGITEAESDFMDPQQKLLLQCTYRALEDAGMAMESISGSRTGVYIGLMNRDYEMLRSNNPNAITHYNGTGTAMSVAANRISFTFNLTGPSFAVDSACSSSLVALHLASQALKQGDCEMALCGGVSCIIEPRVFVALTKAKMISPEGTSKPFSSRADGYGRGEGCGVVLLKPLKNAVKDCNKIWGIISKTAVNQDGRSVTPITKPSMTQQEELLRGIYSESDLANVQYIEAHGTGTPVGDPTEAGSISNVIAKAKPPGSETLRIGSVKSNIGHTESAAGVAGLIKVLLMMKHETIVPSVFYSENSSSIDVKALNVNIPSKAERWETNGSLQRVAGINSFGFGGTNAHAILREYGKTTVPRQITKGCPKLFVISAATEKSLILTIADTHQRLSSAHAVDLQELSYTSACGRSHGRHKYKKAFLTTSLSDLQHKLTSALKSKVESTKSDIQVVFVFCGNGVTYRGMCRQLMREVPVFRDKVREVEILFQSHKSLSISQWLTGEYDNDDFRKPDFAQPVLFALQIGIATLLKHWGVKPDAVLGHSVGEVAAAHCSGLLSLEDAVKVLYHRSSLQSKVTGGKMLVVSNVAVEKVLEMLDVFSGKISVAAVNSPRSCTLSGDSDTINILHERLKTMFTDKNLFLHFLDVPAAYHSHMMDPILEDIERSIDHLDANSMECKLFSTVTADRCSGGDFCTGRYWAKNIREPVLFEQTLHAAAKDKQTRRNMVFVEIGPRRALQRNICEALGNDTIVLSSVHPEKDYATILSTVAKVFELGLNVDWHEVYRGYETLPTTLPIYQFDCLKKDMNFEEVRKGNESSAFSPHPLISKIKLDNKQYVCNISLESAPYLWEHKNNGVSIVPGAVYVELAYASVMASLNPKTPASLLQLSVRFESLFTLSSNCHQLKVILEHVDNEATFKIQSAVATHASGTYMSASSQPLLEEPRISLNLIYQRCRLVMKKKEIYSILSQAGFEYGFVFKQLDDVHFGDEFKEAVTTIQVPVELLKHLHDYFIHPVLLDYFLQMTAVVAIGRLTAKQGFPSAIGCVTISAPLQERMVMYLRATQETPDFLEVCGSFCTTEGGVLVELKKVKISLLGDCSNVLQSLFFHNEIITIHDKPDSQSCKIKALVFEDKLCITKRLRPYLLPESVIVKVRDNWRSNQLRDVVFHSLNADMDLENVLFIWGVENLSQLSPEQTLEALVTCCEQFRQILLALKEKRPSCTVHVITYRSTEMTVDHVSPGFVLSGMTRACAAEMESPSFQLIDLASVTSEDVQMLVHVINTCKQQEVMISKGQASATRIARTPLKYESLCEGDVQSVYLSDFVLQTSDLYRMVCLSVSPCDTNVKPLQETSVEIQLTNGCVHSSDYFPVTTPLLNFGKTMYWDQHTLQNHRLLLLDFSGIVTAVGKDVQNVRVGDHIASCYPIPATGKMRVPEAVCYSTKRLPFLKETPCVSYFILAWQILQRMLPKVKQQHRKLTIVSSNLASALIKVLALTANRSGWNVSSRPHFRSTPSHFDQSHAFVFLPPFDESWQEIQYRRDLERHVIFVCSSHMSSSLSANMFASKSENMHIHKLDVAEVLQRATLQGQSRDFFNWLQLLGFDITSLPLKREIFQSSRTKEPKIESYFTAKTVQQVVFDNGGSHCPVSDVPVLTRPARLFQQTCVYIVTGGLSGLGVETVKFIAHNGGGCIATLSRRVPTNETQFEMELLKRRYGVRVIHVQCDVSVLTQVVDAISEIKQRFSPRPIKGVFHSAAVLHDALIENLDESLFRKVLQPKVSGALNLHCATLHNKLDYFVCYSSISSFIGNASQCNYAAANSFLDVFCHYRRNLGLAGQSINWGPLNLGLLLNRDHFQKFLETKGMMILSVCEIHEALEKCLLMNKPQQVICKFNFKNLNIHVLSQNSSLRERLSALVGMELKDDISSEPRVHHLHSTNESVRKIVSDISSVSVDELDDESALCALGIDSMLAMTLQNKIFQETGVNVPLVRILDPNSTLVTLATIIMNNG from the exons ATGGACGACCCAGATGAGGAAATAGCTGTCGTTGGGATTGGGTGCAATTTCCCTGGAG gcgAGGGGTTGGATAATTTCTGGAGGGTCCTGTTGGAAGGAAAGAACTGTGCAGCAGATATTCCAGCAGAAAGGTTCGACACCACGTTCTGGTTTGATGCAGACGACTGCAAACCCggaaagacacaaacaaccagagCAGCTCTGATAGAAGG ATTTAACAAGTTTGATCACAAGTTTTTTGGCATCACTGAAGCAGAGAGTGATTTCATGGACCCTCAGCAGAAACTCCTCCTCCAGTGCACATACAGGGCATTAGAAGACGCAGGAATGGCTATGGAGAGCATCAGCGGAAGCAGAACTGGAGTTTACATCG GTCTAATGAACAGGGATTACGAGATGCTCCGAAGTAATAATCCCAATGCAATCACCCACTATAACGGCACCGGGACGGCCATGAGTGTGGCTGCCAATAGAATTTCCTTCACCTTCAATCTCACTGGCCCTTCATTCGCCGTCGACAGTGCCTGTTCCTCATCTTTGGTGGCTTTACATTTAGCCTCGCAGGCTCTAAAGCAAG GAGACTGTGAGATGGCTTTGTGTGGAGGTgtcagctgcatcattgagCCAAGAGTGTTTGTTGCTCTCACCAAGGCAAAGATGATCTCACCTGAGGGGACCAGCAAACCTTTCTCCAGTCGGGCAGACGGCTACGGCAGAGGTGAGGGCTGCGGGGTCGTTCTCCTGAAGCCTCTGAAAAAT GCTGTAAAAGACTGCAACAAAATCTGGGGCATCATCAGCAAAACAGCCGTCAACCAAGATGGACGCTCGGTCACTCCGATCACCAAACCCTCCATGACGCAGCAAGAGGAGCTGCTGCGAGGAATCTACTCAGAGTCCGACCTTGCCAATGTTCAGTACATAGAGGCACATGGGACTGGAACCCCGGTTGGAGACCCAACAGAGGCAGGAAGCATCTCAAACGTCATCGCTAAGGCCAAACCTCCTGGTTCAGAGACACTGCGGATTGGCTCGGTGAAGAGCAACATCGGACATACAGAATCTGCAGCTGGAGTGGCCGGACTCATTAAGGTTCTCCTAATGATGAAGCACGAGACCATTGTTCCCTCCGTTTTCTACTCTGAAAACAGTTCAAGTATAGATGTCAAAGCTCTGAATGTTAATATTCCATCTAAAGCTGAGAGGTGGGAGACAAATGGGTCGTTACAGAGAGTAGCTGGGATCAATAGCTTTGGGTTTGGAGGCACAAATGCACATGCGATTTTAAGGGAGTATGGAAAGACCACTGTTCCCAGACAGATCACAAAAGGTTGTCCGAAACTCTTTGTGATATCTGCAGCCACTGAAAAATCACTGATCCTAACAATCGCTGACACCCATCAGAGGCTTAGCAGTGCTCATGCAGTTGATTTGCAGGAGTTGTCTTATACCTCAGCGTGTGGAAGGAGTCATGGCAGACACAAATATAAGAAAGCCTTCCTCACAACTTCCCTCTCAGATTTACAACACAAGCTGACATCTGCACTCAAATCAAAGGTTGAGTCAACAAAGTCCGACAtccaggttgtgtttgtgttttgtggaaatGGCGTTACCTACAGGGGCATGTGCCGGCAGCTCATGAGAGAGGTTCCTGTTTTCAGAGACAAGGTCAGAGAAGTTGAAATTCTCTTCCAGAGTCATAAAAGCTTAAGCATCAGTCAATGGCTCACTGGTGAATATGATAATGATGATTTCAGAAAACCCGATTTTGCCCAACCTGTTCTTTTTGCACTCCAGATTGGCATTGCCACTCTCCTTAAGCACTGGGGCGTCAAACCTGATGCTGTGCTTGGACACTCTGTTGGAGAGGTCGCTGCAGCTCACTGCTCCGGACTCTTGTCTCTTGAAGATGCTGTGAAAGTGTTGTACCACCGCAGTTCTCTTCAGAGCAAGGTCACAGGAGGGAAAATGCTCGTAGTCAGTAATGTGGCTGTAGAAAAGGTTTTAGAAATGCTTGACGTCTTCTCTGGCAAAATTTCTGTTGCAGCTGTCAACAGCCCTCGGTCCTGCACACTGTCGGGGGATTCGGACACGATAAACATCCTCCATGAAAGGCTGAAGACTATGTTTACAGATAAAAACCTCTTCCTCCATTTCTTGGATGTCCCGGCGGCATATCATAGCCATATGATGGATCCTATATTAGAAGACATTGAGAGAAGCATAGATCATTTAGATGCCAATAGCATGGAATGCAAACTGTTTTCGACAGTGACTGCAGACAGGTGTTCAGGAGGTGACTTCTGCACTGGCAGGTACTGGGCAAAGAACATCCGTGAGCctgttttatttgaacaaaCGCTGCATGCTGCTGCTAAAGACAAGCAGACAAGGAGAAACATGGTCTTTGTGGAGATTGGACCTCGTAGGGCTCTTCAGAGAAACATATGTGAGGCTCTGGGAAATGACACCATAGTTCTTTCTTCTGTCCATCCAGAGAAAGATTACGCCACAATCTTGTCTACCGTGGCAAAAGTATTTGAACTGGGCCTTAACGTGGACTGGCATGAAGTCTACAGAGGTTATGAAACATTGCCCACAACTCTTCCAATCTATCAGTTCGACTGCTTAAAGAAAGATATGAATTTTGAAGAAGTGAGAAAGGGGAATGAATCATCAGCTTTTTCTCCACATCCACTCATATCCAAAATAAAGCTGGATAACAAACAGTACGTGTGCAACATCTCACTGGAGAGTGCACCTTATCTGTGGGAGCATAAGAACAACGGGGTTTCCATTGTACCAGGTGCAGTTTATGTTGAACTAGCTTATGCCTCTGTGATGGCAAGCTTAAACCCAAAGACACCAGCTTCTCTGCTCCAGCTCAGTGTCAGATTTGAGAGTCTGTTTACACTCAGCTCAAACTGCCATCAGTTGAAAGTAATACTTGAGCATGTGGATAATGAGgcaacttttaaaatacagtctGCTGTTGCAACACATGCCTCTGGGACATACATGAGTGCAAGTAGCCAACCACTCTTAGAGGAACCCAGAATTAGTCTCAACTTGATCTATCAACGGTGCAGATTGGttatgaagaaaaaagagatttaTTCAATTCTCTCTCAAGCAGGATTTGAATACGGCTTTGTCTTCAAACAGCTCGATGATGTGCATTTTGGGGATGAATTTAAAGAAGCTGTGACAACAATTCAAGTCCCCGTAGAACTTCTGAAACACCTTCACGACTATTTCATCCACCCTGTGTTACTGGACTATTTCCTCCAGATGACTGCAGTGGTAGCTATTGGACGACTAACAGCCAAGCAGGGATTCCCCTCAGCTATAGGCTGTGTCACTATTTCAGCTCCACTACAAGAGAGAATGGTCATGTATTTACGAGCGACTCAAGAAACCCCAGACTTCCTTGAAGTGTGTGGTTCCTTTTGCACCACTGAGGGGGGAGTACTTGTGGAACTCAAGAAAGTCAAGATCTCACTTTTGGGAGATTGCTCAAATGTTCTTCAGTCGCTGTTCTTTCACAATGAAATAATTACAATCCACGACAAGCCAGATTCTCaaagttgtaaaataaaagcactagTTTTTGAAGACAAACTCTGCATTACCAAAAGACTTCGGCCGTACTTACTCCCAGAGTCTGTCATTGTGAAGGTCAGAGACAACTGGAGGTCAAACCAACTTCGAGATGTTGTGTTTCACTCACTTAACGCTGATATGGACTTAGAAAATGTTCTCTTTATTTGGGGTGTGGAGAACCTCAGTCAGTTGTCACCTGAGCAGACGTTGGAGGCCTTGGTTACTTGCTGTGAGCAATTTCGCCAGATTTTATTAGccttaaaagagaaaagaccATCTTGCACAGTCCACGTGATAACCTACAGGTCAACAGAAATGACTGTGGACCATGTCAGTCCAGGATTTGTTCTGTCTGGTATGACAAGGGCTTGTGCCGCAGAGATGGAGAGTCCGTCTTTTCAGCTGATTGACCTCGCTTCTGTGACAAGTGAAGACGTTCAAATGCTGGTTCATGTAATCAACACCTGCAAACAACAAGAGGTCATGATCAGCAAAGGGCAGGCATCAGCAACGAGAATAGCACGCACCCCACTGAAGTACGAGTCTTTATGTGAAGGTGATGTGCAGTCAGTGTATCTGAGCGACTTTGTACTGCAGACATCTGACTTATACAGAATGGTTTGCTTGTCTGTCAGTCCCTGCGACACAAACGTAAAACCTCTCCAAGAGACGTCAGTTGAGATCCAGCTCACCAACGGATGCGTCCATTCGTCTGATTACTTTCCTGTCACCACACCGCTTTTAAATTTCGGCAAGACGATGTATTGGGATCAACACACCTTGCAGAATCACAGACTTCTGCTTTTAGATTTTAGTGGCATTGTCACAGCCGTTGGGAAAGATGTTCAAAACGTGAGAGTGGGAGATCACATTGCTTCATGTTACCCAATTCCAGCCACGGGTAAGATGAGAGTTCCTGAAGCTGTGTGCTACAGTACAAAGAGGCTCCCATTtctgaaagagactccatgtgtGTCTTACTTCATACTGGCATGGCAGATCCTGCAGAGGATGCTGCCTAAAGtaaaacagcaacacagaaaGCTGACCATTGTCTCCTCTAACCTCGCCTCTGCTCTGATTAAAGTTTTAGCTCTGACAGCAAACCGCTCAGGCTGGAACGTTTCCTCGAGGCCACATTTCAGAAGCACACCTTCACATTTTGATCAGAGTCATGCATTTGTGTTTCTGCCTCCATTTGATGAATCTTGGCAGGAAATCCAATACAGACGTGACCTCGAGAGACACGTTATCTTTGTATGTAGCAGCCACATGTCATCCTCACTCTCTGCAAACATGTTTGCATCAAAGAgtgaaaacatgcacatacataaaCTTGATGTGGCTGAAGTTCTCCAGAGAGCCACTCTGCAGGgtcagagcagggatttctttaaTTGGCTACAGTTATTAGGCTTTGATATAACATCCCTACCTTTGAAAAGAGAGATATTTCAATCATCAAGAACAAAAGAGCCTAAGATCGAATCTTATTTCACTGCAAAAACAGTTCAGCAGGTGGTTTTCGATAATGGAGGTTCTCATTGTCCAGTGTCTGATGTCCCTGTGCTCACCAGGCCTGCACGACTATTTCAACAAACCTGTGTTTATATTGTAACTGGAGGCCTTTCTGGTTTGGGAGTTGAGACTGTGAAGTTCATCGCCCATAATGGTGGCGGTTGTATTGCAACACTGTCCAGGAGAGTTCCAACAAATGAGACGCAGTTTGAAATGGAACTCCTCAAGAGAAGATATGGTGTTCGTGTCATTCATGTCCAGtgtgatgtttctgtgttgACGCAGGTCGTGGATGCGATCTCAGAAATTAAACAAAGATTCTCTCCTCGTCCAATCAAAGGAGTGTTTCACAGTGCTGCTGTATTACACGACGCACTGATTGAAAACCTTGATGAGTCTCTCTTCCGAAAAGTTCTGCAGCCCAAAGTGAGCGGGGCTCTAAATCTTCACTGTGCAACACTTCACAACAAACTTGATTACTTTGTGTGCTACTCTTCAATCTCGTCATTCATTGGCAACGCCTCCCAGTGTAACTACGCAGCAGCCAATTCTTTCCTGGACGTATTCTGTCACTACCGGAGAAACCTTGGACTTGCTGGACAGTCCATCAACTGGGGGCCTTTGAATCTTGGTCTCTTGCTGAACAGAGACCATTTCCAGAAGTTCCTAGAGACAAAAGGGATGATGATCTTGAGCGTGTGCGAGATTCACGAAGCACTTGAAAAGTGTCTGTTGATGAACAAACCTCAACAAGTCATCTGCAAGTTCAACTTCAAAAACCTTAACATTCACGTACTTTCACAAAATTCATCTCTCAGAGAACGACTGTCAGCTTTAGTGGGAATGGAGCTTAAAGACGATATAAGCAGTGAACCCAGAGTTCATCATTTGCATTCCACAAATGAAAGTGTGAGAAAAATTGTCAGTGACATAAGCAGCGTTAGTGTAGATGAGCTGGATGATGAGTCGGCTCTGTGTGCTCTGGGTATTGACTCAATGTTGGCCATGACTCTTCAAAACAAGATTTTCCAGGAGACAGGAGTGAATGTACCTTTAGTAAGAATACTGGACCCGAACAGTACACTGGTCACTTTAGCAACTATCATAATGAATAATGGATAA